The Thermotoga sp. Ku-13t DNA segment TCGTGGTAGATTCATATCCATACTGGATCGCCTCGATGTTCATCTTGACGTACCTTTCAGAAACGATCTCCTCAACGGCCTTTAGCAACGATTCGATGCTCACCAGTCGTGTTGCCTTGACCAGCACCCCCAGGCCTATCATGTTCGCCACGATCGGAGTTTTGAATTTCTCTATCGCCATCCTTTCAAGTGGAAGCGCGATCACTTTCTTCGTCAAGGTGAGGAGCTTCTGAGGTATGCCCTGCAGAAAGGTGTAGTCGAGCAACACGATACCGTTAACTCTGAGCAGTTTGTAGTACGCCTTGATGACATCAGGATGCATCAGATACATCACATCGAACTGGGTTGCTTCAGGGAAATCTATCCATTCATCGTCTATC contains these protein-coding regions:
- a CDS encoding 2-oxoacid:acceptor oxidoreductase family protein, which codes for MALSEPIAVRIAGSGGQGSVLTGRILAQAAVFDGKHVVQTQLYGAQVRGGISHCDVLIDDEWIDFPEATQFDVMYLMHPDVIKAYYKLLRVNGIVLLDYTFLQGIPQKLLTLTKKVIALPLERMAIEKFKTPIVANMIGLGVLVKATRLVSIESLLKAVEEIVSERYVKMNIEAIQYGYESTTKEYRIRSEQRVRTLGFE